The nucleotide window ATTCCGGTTTCAGGCGGTCACAGTGGGACCGAAGCGCTTTCATAAAATCAAAATCCAGGACATTGGCACAGTCCAGACGGATACCATCGATATCAAATTCCTGTACCCAGAATGAGACTGCACTGAGGAGGTAATCCTGCACCGCAGGGTTTCTCAGATTGAGGGCGGCCAGTTCATAATGTCCCTGCCACGCTTCATAAGTGAAAGAGTCTCCCAAAGGGCTGCCCTGCCAAAAGTTCACATTTTTATACCAGTCTCTGTAAGGAGAGCCATCCCGCTTTTCCTGAATGTCCCGGAAGGCAAAAAACTCTCGGCCCGTGTGGTTAAAGACGCCGTCTACCACCACGCGGATGCCGGACTCATGGCACAGGCCCACAAATTTCCGTAAGTCCTCATTGGTGCCAAGACGCCTGTCCACCAGGCGGTAGTTCCGGGTATCATAGCCATGGGTAGTGGATTCAAATAAAGGGCCGATGTAGATGGCCGAAGCCCCCAATTCTTTTATATGGGGGATCCACGCATCCAGCTGTTCAAAGCGCCCCTCAGTCTGTTCTTCTCTATTTTCTTTTGGTGCGCCGGTCATCCCCAGCGGATACATGTGGTAAAAGACACTGCTGTCATACCAGGCTGACATACGTTACCTCCCGTTCTTTATGACATGATTTCATTTTATCAATTGCAGGAAGTAAGGTCAAGATACTTTGCCTGTTTTAGCAGAAACTGATAGCGGATCTGGGCGGCTTTCAGAGTATAGCTGTAATAATCAATCAATACGGGGTCCGTCACATGATTGAAATTATCCAGGGCATAGTCGAGGGAGTCCTTGGTCCGGCGGATATCTTCCCGAAGTTCATCGGGGGATATGGAAAAAGCTGGGTTTTCCGGGGCGCCTCCGGACCGGTTTTGGCGTACTAATTGTTTTTTCATGGCAGTCTCTCCTTTCATCCCCAAGTATGCCAGATTATGGTGAAAATTATACTTGACAAATCTTTTTTTATCATGCATAATCTAAATCACCAATTCAAACCAGCCCGT belongs to Qiania dongpingensis and includes:
- a CDS encoding YaaL family protein, translating into MKKQLVRQNRSGGAPENPAFSISPDELREDIRRTKDSLDYALDNFNHVTDPVLIDYYSYTLKAAQIRYQFLLKQAKYLDLTSCN